A region from the Scylla paramamosain isolate STU-SP2022 unplaced genomic scaffold, ASM3559412v1 Contig2, whole genome shotgun sequence genome encodes:
- the LOC135096010 gene encoding protein argonaute-4-like isoform X3 → MASPSCQDDADGGEGEGECVGAGLPLVEHLKAWLLPSSQPLSRPLRPRQRSTLMAQLESAGVEVFLDGQRHQDTILGVSALGADREAVVLPGQEVGGRGGRGLTCVADYYREIYGTHLHYPTLNCVLLGRGVWVPIELVRIISLPNMKGANLYQASPSPPPPSTTTITTTTPDPPFFPSFPSTTTTTTETPSNFVERKTDGTASTAAATATGSPCFVCPFQEEVFEVKLGKVTGPHTQDTVEDIVPKVTVKPIPASTSVPTPALHTWGLHVYHKGLTTRDMGQFLIHLKEEGRQEGVEVAGPVQLRFPACQDPMEEMQQLAHTYPGLQMVMAVLNDRVMYGWVRLVGELCLGVVTQCVPPTAVLQPSAPTLRPLIQHIRAKLGGAHLRLPRITTLPHVAPSLLVMALHRATPRARGVPAVMAVVALGSLPAGQYLTEVYAQDNDDDDDSCLEDVICRILQALTHQYRRPVPEQVVVYRDGEGQKEQRARRDVATLTTACTRFMGSYRPEITCVFVCGSPVSWFVAEDMEGPVTPCCVAEQRATQLSDTSFSISVSVPPTHQNIA, encoded by the exons ATGGCTTCCCCGAGCTGCCAGGACG acGCGGACGGGGGCGAGGGCGAGGGCGAGTGCGTGGGCGCGGGACTGCCCCTCGTGGAGCACCTGAAGGCGTGGCTACTGCCCTCCTCGCAGCCACTCAGCCGCCCACTACGCCCACGCCAGCGGTCAACCCTCATGGCGCAGCTGGAGAGTGCCGGG GTAGAGGTGTTTCTTGACGGCCAGCGACACCAAGACACTATACTGGGGGTGTCCGCACTGGGGGCAGACCGGGAAGCTGTGGTGTTGCCCGGGCAGGAGGTGGGGGGTCGTGGGGGGCGGGGCCTCACCTGTGTTGCTGATTACTACAGGGAGATTTATGGCACACACCTTCACTATCCTACTCTCAACTGTGTCCTGCTGGGAAGAGGGGTGTGGGTGCCTATtgag ctggTGAGAATCATTTCCCTCCCCAACATGAAGGGTGCCAACCTCTACCaggcctccccctcccctcccccaccctccaccaccaccattactaccaccaccccagatccccccttctttccctcctttccttccaccaccaccaccaccactgaaacACCCAGTAACTTTGTGGAGAGAAAAACTGATGGtactgcttctactgctgctgctactgctacaggCTCTCCATGTTTTGTTTGTCCATTTCAAGAGGAGGTGTTTGAGGTGAAGCTAGGAAAg GTCACAGggccacacacacaggacacagTGGAGGATATTGTGCCAAAGGTCACAGTGAAACCCATACCGGCCTCCACATCTGTCCCTACACCTGCACTGCACACCTGGGGCCTGCACGTCTACCACAAGGGCCTCACGACCAGGGACATGGG GCAGTTCCTCATCcacctgaaggaggaagggcggcaggagggagtggaggtggCCGGCCCCGTTCAGCTCCGGTTCCCTGCCTGCCAAGACCCGATGGAGGAGATGCAGCAGCTGGCCCACACTTATCCAGGCCTGCAGATGGTGATGGCTGTGCTGAATGATAGAGTAATGTAtg GCTGGGTGAGGTTGGTAGGGGAGCTGTGCCTGGGGGTGGTGACGCAGTGTGTGCCACCCACTGCCGTGCTGCAACCTTCGGCACCCACACTGCGGCCTCTCATTCAGCACATCAGGGCCAAGCTAGGGGGGGCCCACCTGCGCCTGCCTCGCATTACTactctgcct CATGTGGCCCCGTCCCTCCTGGTGATGGCCCTGCACCGCGCCACCCCCAGGGCCAGGGGGGTGCCGgctgtgatggcggtggtggcccTGGGCAGCCTTCCAGCCGGCCAGTACCTAACAGAGGTTTACGcacaagataatgatgatgatgatgattcttgCCTGGAGGATgtgatttg CCGCATCCTGCAAGCCCTGACGCACCAGTACAGGCGGCCAGTACCAGAACAAGTGGTGGTGTACAGGGATGGTGAGGGCCAGAAGGAGCAGAGGGCCAGACGGGACGTAGCAACACTTACTACTGCCTGTACACGGTTTATGGGGAGCTACAGGCCAGAGATaacctgtgtgtttgtgtgtgggtcgCCAGtaag ctggtttgtggcagagGACATGGAGGGCCCCGTCACCCCCTGCTGTGTGGCAGAACAGCGGGCAACACAGCTCAGTGACACCAGCTTCAGCATTAGTgtctct GTGCCACCAACACATCAGAACATTGCATGA
- the LOC135096138 gene encoding calcium-transporting ATPase sarcoplasmic/endoplasmic reticulum type-like, with translation MEDAHIYSYDDVLTQFAVEADVGLTDAQVANSQEKYGPNELPAEEGKSLLQLVIEQFDDLLVKILLMAAIISFVLACFEESENSVTAFVEPFVILLILIANAIVGVWQERNAESAIEALKEYEPEMGKVIRANKKGVQKVRAREIVPGDIIEVAVGDKIPADIRLIKIYSTTLRVDQSILTGESVSVIKHTDVVPDSKAVNQDKKNILFSGTNVATGKALGIVVGTGLGTAIGRIRTEMAETEEIKTPLQQKLDEFGEQLSKVISIICVAVWAINIGHFNDPAHGGSWMKGAIYYFKIAVALAVAAIPEGLPAVITTCLALGTRRMAKKNAIVRSLPSVETLGCTSVICSDKTGTLTTNMMSVSRMFIMDKVEGNDCSLLEFEVSGSTYEPTGDVYLRGARVKGSDFDGLQELATVACLCNDSSVDYNEFKGTFEKVGEATETALIVLAEKLNPYNVSKVGVDRRAAATLCKHDLEQRWRKEFTLEFSRDRKSMSSFCTPLKPNRLGTGPKMFCKGAPEGVLDRCTHVRVGTQKVPLTAGVKDKILAVTRMYGSGRDTLRCLALATRDAPPAPSQMDLQDPSKFHSYEVDMTFVGVVGMLDPPRKEVRESIRRCRAAGIRVIVVTGDNKATAEAICRRIGIFGDNEDTTGLSYSGREFDELSPAEQRSACMRARLFSRVEPFHKSKIVEYLQAENEISAMTGDGVNDAPALKKAEIGIAMGSGTAVAKSASEMVLADDNFSSIVAAVEEGRAIYNNMKQFIRYLISSNIGEVVSIFLTAALGLPEALIPVQLLWVNLVTDGLPATALGFNPPDVDIMLHKPRKGDESLISGWLFFRYMAIGFYVGLATVFAASWWFMYDPTGPQLNYYQLSHHLSCPTDPHNFKGLDCSVFSHPAPMTMALSVLVTIEMLNALNSLSENQSLLVMPPWYNGWLLAAMTLSMVLHFFILYFNILAVVFQVQPLSVGQWAAVLKISFPVILLDETFKLVARQITLGRNPLLSCHWIVLAWAAYLAYIKVYFF, from the exons ATGGAGGACGCACACATATATTCGTATGACGACGTCCTGACACAGTTTGCAGTGGAGGCTGACGTGGGGCTGACTGACGCACAGGTGGCCAATAGTCAGGAGAAGTATGGTCCTAAtg AGTTGCCAGCAGAGGAGGGGAAGTCTCTGCTACAGCTTGTTATAGAGCAGTTTGATGACCTCCTTGTTAAGATCCTCCTCATGGCTGCCATCATCtccttt GTGTTGGCGTGCTTTGAAGAAAGCGAGAACTCTGTCACTGCATTTGTGGAGCCGTTTGTCATCCTGCTCATCCTCATTGCCAACGCCATCGTGGGTGTGtggcag GAGAGGAACGCAGAGTCAGCCATCGAGGCGCTGAAGGAGTATGAGCCGGAGATGGGCAAGGTGATACGCGCCAACAAGAAGGGTGTGCAGAAGGTCCGTGCCAGGGAGATTGTGCCCGGCGACATCATTGAAGTGGCAG TGGGTGACAAGATCCCAGCCGACATCCGCCTCATTAAGATCTACTCCACCACCCTGCGCGTTGACCAGTCTATCCTCACTGGCGAGTCAGTGTCTGTCATCAAGCACACTGACGTGGTGCCGGACTCCAAGGCTGtcaaccag GACAAGAAAAACATTCTCTTCTCCGGCACCAATGTAGCGACGGGCAAGGCGCTGGGCATTGTGGTGGGCACTGGCCTAGGCACTGCTATAG GAAGGATCCGCACGGAGATGGCGGAGACTGAGGAGATCAAGACTCCACTGCAGCAGAAGCTGGATGAGTTTGGTGAGCAGCTGTCCAAGGTGATCTCCATCatctgtgtggctgtgtgggcCATCAACATTGGCCACTTCAACGACCCAGCCCACGGCGGCTCCTGGATGAAAGGTGCCATCTACTACTTCAAGATTGCCGTTGCTTTAGCCGTGGCCGCCATCCCCGAGGGCCTGCCGGCCGTGATCACCACCTGCCTGGCCCTGGGCACTCGCCGCATGGCCAAGAAGAATGCCATCGTGCGTTCCCTGCCCTCCGTGGAGACCCTGGGCTGCACCTCCGTCATCTGCTCCGACAAGACCGgcaccctcaccaccaacaTGATGTCCGTGTCCCGCATGTTCATCATGGACAAGGTGGAGGGCAACGACTGCAGCCTGCTGGagtttgag GTGAGTGGATCCACCTACGAGCCCACTGGGGACGTGTACCTGCGGGGTGCCCGAGTGAAGGGCAGCGACTTTGACGGGCTGCAGGAGCTGGCCACCGTGGCCTGCCTGTGCAACGACTCCTCTGTGGACTACAATGAGTTCAAGGGCACATTTGAGAAGGTGGGGGAGGCCACGGAGACGGCCCTCATCGTGCTGGCGGAGAAGCTGAACCCCTACAACGTGTCCAAGGTGGGAGTGGACCGTCGTGCTGCCGCCACACTCTGCAAGCATGACCTGGAGCAGCGCTGGAGGAAGGAGTTCACGCTGGAGTTCTCCCGCGACCGCAAGTCCATGTCCTCTTTCTGTACGCCCCTCAAGCCCAACCGCCTGGGCACCGGCCCCAAGATGTTCTGCAAGGGTGCTCCTGAGGGCGTGCTGGACCGCTGCACCCACGTGCGTGTTGGCACCCAGAAGGTGCCCCTCACTGCCGGCGTCAAGGACAAGATCCTGGCCGTCACCCGCATGTATGGCAGCGGCCGCGACACCCTGCGCTGCCTGGCCCTGGCCACCCGTGATGCACCCCCTGCTCCCTCCCAGATGGACCTGCAGGACCCCAGCAAGTTCCACTCCTATGAGGTGGACATGACCTTTGTGGGCGTGGTGGGCATGCTGGATCCCCCCAggaaggag GTGCGGGAGTCCATCCGGCGGTGCCGAGCAGCTGGCATCCGTGTCATCGTGGTGACAGGCGACAACAAGGCCACGGCAGAGGCCATCTGCCGCCGCATCGGCATCTTTGGGGACAATGAGGACACCACCGGCCTGTCCTACTCCGGCCGGGAGTTTGATGAGCTGAGCCCGGCAGAGCAGCGGTCCGCCTGCATGCGCGCCCGCCTCTTCTCCCGTGTGGAGCCCTTCCACAAGTCTAAGATTGTTGAGTACCTGCAGGCAGAGAACGAGATCTCTGCCATGACTGGCGACGGTGTGAATGACGCGCCAGCCCTGAAGAAGGCAGAGATCGGCATTGCCATGGGGTCGGGCACAGCTGTGGCCAAGTCTGCCTCTGAGATGGTGCTGGCTGACGACAACTTCTCGTCCATTGTGGCGGCTGTGGAGGAGGGCCGCGCCATCTACAACAACATGAAGCAGTTCATCCGTTACCTCATCTCCTCAAACATCGGCGAGGTGGTGTCCATCTTCCTGACGGCCGCCCTGGGCCTGCCCGAGGCCCTCATCCCTGTGCAGCTGCTGTGGGTCAACCTGGTGACGGACGGCCTGCCCGCCACCGCCCTGGGCTTCAACCCTCCTGATGTGGACATCATGCTGCACAAGCCTCGCAAGGGAGATGAGTCCCTCATCTCTGGCTGGCTGTTCTTCCGCTACATGGCTATCGGTTTCTATGTGGGCCTGGCCACAGTGTTTGCTGCCTCCTGGTGGTTCATGTACGACCCCACCGGCCCCCAGCTCAACTACTACCAGCTGTCtcaccacctgtcctgcccCACTGACCCCCACAACTTCAAGGGCCTGGACTGTTCTGTGTTCAGCCACCCAGCCCCCATGACCATGGCCCTGTCTGTCCTCGTCACCATTGAAATGCTCAACGCtctcaacag CCTGTCAGAGAACCAGTCCCTGTTGGTGATGCCGCCGTGGTACAACGGGTGGCTGCTGGCTGCCATGACTCTCTCAATGGTGTTGCACTTCTTCATCCTCTACTTCAATATTCTGGcg GTGGTGTTCCAAGTGCAGCCTCTGTCAGTGGGTCAGTGGGCAGCCGTTCTCAAGATCTCCTTCCCCGTCATTCTGCTGGACGAGACATTCAAGCTGGTGGCCCGTCAGATCACGCTGGGCCGCaaccctcttctctcttgtcaCTGGATTGTGCTGGCCTGGGCTGCCTACCTGGCCTACATCAAGGTGTATTTCTTTTAA
- the LOC135096010 gene encoding protein argonaute-4-like isoform X1 — MASPSCQDDADGGEGEGECVGAGLPLVEHLKAWLLPSSQPLSRPLRPRQRSTLMAQLESAGVEVFLDGQRHQDTILGVSALGADREAVVLPGQEVGGRGGRGLTCVADYYREIYGTHLHYPTLNCVLLGRGVWVPIELVRIISLPNMKGANLYQASPSPPPPSTTTITTTTPDPPFFPSFPSTTTTTTETPSNFVERKTDGTASTAAATATGSPCFVCPFQEEVFEVKLGKVTGPHTQDTVEDIVPKVTVKPIPASTSVPTPALHTWGLHVYHKGLTTRDMGQFLIHLKEEGRQEGVEVAGPVQLRFPACQDPMEEMQQLAHTYPGLQMVMAVLNDRVMYGWVRLVGELCLGVVTQCVPPTAVLQPSAPTLRPLIQHIRAKLGGAHLRLPRITTLPHVAPSLLVMALHRATPRARGVPAVMAVVALGSLPAGQYLTEVYAQDNDDDDDSCLEDVICRILQALTHQYRRPVPEQVVVYRDGEGQKEQRARRDVATLTTACTRFMGSYRPEITCVFVCGSPVSWFVAEDMEGPVTPCCVAEQRATQLSDTSFSISVSSDGQSWQPAVYSIVGDGMPIGALQQLTLALCHLPGTPTALQPLPTPVTCARLAVLRCHQHIRTLHDNWRQRKYRDLQRDINSLVTVDTFNCIAHQLYYL, encoded by the exons ATGGCTTCCCCGAGCTGCCAGGACG acGCGGACGGGGGCGAGGGCGAGGGCGAGTGCGTGGGCGCGGGACTGCCCCTCGTGGAGCACCTGAAGGCGTGGCTACTGCCCTCCTCGCAGCCACTCAGCCGCCCACTACGCCCACGCCAGCGGTCAACCCTCATGGCGCAGCTGGAGAGTGCCGGG GTAGAGGTGTTTCTTGACGGCCAGCGACACCAAGACACTATACTGGGGGTGTCCGCACTGGGGGCAGACCGGGAAGCTGTGGTGTTGCCCGGGCAGGAGGTGGGGGGTCGTGGGGGGCGGGGCCTCACCTGTGTTGCTGATTACTACAGGGAGATTTATGGCACACACCTTCACTATCCTACTCTCAACTGTGTCCTGCTGGGAAGAGGGGTGTGGGTGCCTATtgag ctggTGAGAATCATTTCCCTCCCCAACATGAAGGGTGCCAACCTCTACCaggcctccccctcccctcccccaccctccaccaccaccattactaccaccaccccagatccccccttctttccctcctttccttccaccaccaccaccaccactgaaacACCCAGTAACTTTGTGGAGAGAAAAACTGATGGtactgcttctactgctgctgctactgctacaggCTCTCCATGTTTTGTTTGTCCATTTCAAGAGGAGGTGTTTGAGGTGAAGCTAGGAAAg GTCACAGggccacacacacaggacacagTGGAGGATATTGTGCCAAAGGTCACAGTGAAACCCATACCGGCCTCCACATCTGTCCCTACACCTGCACTGCACACCTGGGGCCTGCACGTCTACCACAAGGGCCTCACGACCAGGGACATGGG GCAGTTCCTCATCcacctgaaggaggaagggcggcaggagggagtggaggtggCCGGCCCCGTTCAGCTCCGGTTCCCTGCCTGCCAAGACCCGATGGAGGAGATGCAGCAGCTGGCCCACACTTATCCAGGCCTGCAGATGGTGATGGCTGTGCTGAATGATAGAGTAATGTAtg GCTGGGTGAGGTTGGTAGGGGAGCTGTGCCTGGGGGTGGTGACGCAGTGTGTGCCACCCACTGCCGTGCTGCAACCTTCGGCACCCACACTGCGGCCTCTCATTCAGCACATCAGGGCCAAGCTAGGGGGGGCCCACCTGCGCCTGCCTCGCATTACTactctgcct CATGTGGCCCCGTCCCTCCTGGTGATGGCCCTGCACCGCGCCACCCCCAGGGCCAGGGGGGTGCCGgctgtgatggcggtggtggcccTGGGCAGCCTTCCAGCCGGCCAGTACCTAACAGAGGTTTACGcacaagataatgatgatgatgatgattcttgCCTGGAGGATgtgatttg CCGCATCCTGCAAGCCCTGACGCACCAGTACAGGCGGCCAGTACCAGAACAAGTGGTGGTGTACAGGGATGGTGAGGGCCAGAAGGAGCAGAGGGCCAGACGGGACGTAGCAACACTTACTACTGCCTGTACACGGTTTATGGGGAGCTACAGGCCAGAGATaacctgtgtgtttgtgtgtgggtcgCCAGtaag ctggtttgtggcagagGACATGGAGGGCCCCGTCACCCCCTGCTGTGTGGCAGAACAGCGGGCAACACAGCTCAGTGACACCAGCTTCAGCATTAGTgtctct AGTGATGGGCAGTCATGGCAGCCGGCAGTGTACAGCATTGTGGGTGACGGCATGCCAATAGGGGCCCTGCAGCAGCTGACCCTGGCCCTATGTCACCTCCCTGGCACCCCCACGGCACTCCAGCCCCTCCCTACCCCTGTGACGTGTGCAAGACTGGCAGTGTTGAG GTGCCACCAACACATCAGAACATTGCATGATAACTGGAGGCAGCGAAAGTACAGAGACCTACAGAGAGACATTAACAGCTTAGTGACGGTGGATACATTTAATTGCATCGCCCACCAACTCTACTATCTCTGA
- the LOC135096009 gene encoding small ribosomal subunit protein mS39-like gives MSALWRPPLPFLRLIAAGISRASQHRGLGTPAGDTIVIPKRIQRSPTDILQALAGTVGQDTTGPHYKYSDDPFLNPYSNLTKRSYALSKESGRKAARWIREKYPRLFSHRPDDPFIESFQPKQQYQEGEQVGVDTLVGVVARGEVANAVTVYHLCKNQGVALPDELLQDLLELLCFYNEEEQVDVEWVEERWYRQASTTTRKTWKDNRLAEEVFASLTTRGPAAYCALIRGMAQYLQVDRAWQLYQECREKGIPLDTGTHNALIRVASFLRDASDLRWQLVQELLCTMAERDVQPDLGTLNATLEALAQVSGWRQARDLSLKVLMEFHQLGIKPSLATYYYLLLIHCRDRGPRSDILVGILDQLEGQSFTLQDPKDTSFFVTAMEVARNHLKSLKVAERVDSLLHLGDNHLFIGDSYKESVYYRHYFALSCSSLPIDEFMQVYDKLVPHIYTPEPGIMQEVLEAVQTSGALHYLPQLWSDMVTFDHSSRDKLVGLMLAALTHHHPSPDNPQLTERLVTIAKDIWTRVQEQDPNRRNRVTWTGQMLGWVVEVVVRCGEYQTATEVLQEATTTPQAVLGVLPAPSLTALLSAALHRKDTDTAVAVVLYAQDAGHQETGQMAQQVHSSLPLSNQHLAKLASALGRDVYLPHDTPAPAT, from the exons AGCGTCCCAGCACCGGGGCTTGGGGACACCAGCTGGGGACACCATTGTCATCCCCAAGAGGATCCAGCGCTCCCCCACTGACATCCTCcag gcatTGGCTGGCACAGTGGGGCAGGACACCACAGGGCCACACTACAAGTACTCAGATGACCCATTCCTCAACCCTTACTCCAACCTAACCAAGAGGTCCTATGCTCTCTCAAAGGAGTCTGGTCGTAAGGCAGCTAGGTGGATCAGAGAGAAGTATCCTAGGTTGTTCAGTCACCGTCCGGACGACCCATTCATTGAG agttTCCAGCCCAAGCAGCAGTACCAGGAGGGGGAGCAGGTGGGGGTGGACACactggtgggggtggtggcccGGGGGGAGGTGGCCAATGCCGTCACTGTGTACCATCTGTGTAAGAACCAGGGTGTAG ctCTCCCAGATGAACTGTTGCAAGACCTTCTGGAGCTGCTGTGCTTCTacaatgaggaggagcaggtggatgtggagtgggtggaggagaggtggtacagacaagcctccaccaccaccaggaagacatggaa GGACAACAGATTAGCAGAGGAGGTGTTTGCGTCACTCACCACCAGAGGGCCGGCTGCGTACTGTGCCCTCATCCGCGGCATGGCACAGTACCTGCAG gtgGACAGGGCATGGCAGCTTTACCAGGAGTGTCGAGAGAAGGGCATCCCTCTTGACACAGGGACCCACAATGCACTCATACGGGTTGCGTCCTTCCTGCGTGATGCTTCTGACCTCCGTTGGCAactggtgcag GAGCTGCTGTGTACCATGGCAGAGAGGGATGTGCAGCCTGACCTGGGCACCCTCAATGCCACACTGGAGGCGCTGGCACAGGTGTCAGGCTGGAGGCAGGCACGGGACCTCAGTCTCAAG gtgctgATGGAGTTTCACCAGCTGGGCATCAAACCTTCCCTGGCAACTtattactacctcctcctcattcactgCAGGGACC GTGGACCAAGGAGTGACATTCTGGTGGGCATCCTGGACCAGCTGGAGGGACAGTCCTTCACCCTGCAGGACCCCAAGGACACCTCTTTCTTCGTCACCGCCATGGAGGTCGCCAGGAACCACCTcaag AGTCTCAAAGTGGCGGAGAGAGTGGACTCGCTGCTTCACCTTGGCGACAACCACCTCTTCATTGGTGACTCTTACAAGGAGAGTGTGTATTA tcgtCACTACTTTGCCCTGTCCTGCTCCTCTCTGCCCATTGATGAGTTTATGCAGGTATATGACAAGCTGGTGCCACACATCTACACACCTGAGCCCGGCAtcatgcag GAGGTCCTAGAAGCCGTGCAAACTAGCGGGGCCCTGCATTACCTCCCCCAGCTGTGGTCGGACATGGTAACATTTGACCACAGCTCCCGTGACAAGCTGGTGGGGCTGATGCTGGCGGCCCTgacacaccaccacccctccccaGACAACCCCCAGCTCACCGAGAGGCTGGTCACCATCGCCAAGGATATATGGACCAGGGTGCAGGAGCAGGACCCGAATAGGAGGAATAGG GTGACCTGGACGGGACAGATGTTggggtgggtggtggaggtggtggtgcgcTGTGGTGAGTACCAGACGGCCACAGAGGTGCTGCAGGAGGCCACCACTACACCGCAAGCTGTGTTGGGCGTCCTGCCGGCACCCTCCCTCACAGCGCTGCTCTCCGCTGCCCTGCACAGGAAGGACACTGACACtgctgtg gctgtggtgctgtatGCGCAGGACGCCGGGCACCAGGAGACAGGCCAGATGGCACAGCAGGTTCACTCCAGCCTGCCCCTGTCAAACCAACACCTGGCCAAACTTGCCTCAGCACTCGGCAGGGATGTTTACCTGCCACATGACACCCCGGCCCCTgccacctag
- the LOC135096010 gene encoding protein argonaute-4-like isoform X2, with protein sequence MASPSCQDDADGGEGEGECVGAGLPLVEHLKAWLLPSSQPLSRPLRPRQRSTLMAQLESAGLVRIISLPNMKGANLYQASPSPPPPSTTTITTTTPDPPFFPSFPSTTTTTTETPSNFVERKTDGTASTAAATATGSPCFVCPFQEEVFEVKLGKVTGPHTQDTVEDIVPKVTVKPIPASTSVPTPALHTWGLHVYHKGLTTRDMGQFLIHLKEEGRQEGVEVAGPVQLRFPACQDPMEEMQQLAHTYPGLQMVMAVLNDRVMYGWVRLVGELCLGVVTQCVPPTAVLQPSAPTLRPLIQHIRAKLGGAHLRLPRITTLPHVAPSLLVMALHRATPRARGVPAVMAVVALGSLPAGQYLTEVYAQDNDDDDDSCLEDVICRILQALTHQYRRPVPEQVVVYRDGEGQKEQRARRDVATLTTACTRFMGSYRPEITCVFVCGSPVSWFVAEDMEGPVTPCCVAEQRATQLSDTSFSISVSSDGQSWQPAVYSIVGDGMPIGALQQLTLALCHLPGTPTALQPLPTPVTCARLAVLRCHQHIRTLHDNWRQRKYRDLQRDINSLVTVDTFNCIAHQLYYL encoded by the exons ATGGCTTCCCCGAGCTGCCAGGACG acGCGGACGGGGGCGAGGGCGAGGGCGAGTGCGTGGGCGCGGGACTGCCCCTCGTGGAGCACCTGAAGGCGTGGCTACTGCCCTCCTCGCAGCCACTCAGCCGCCCACTACGCCCACGCCAGCGGTCAACCCTCATGGCGCAGCTGGAGAGTGCCGGG ctggTGAGAATCATTTCCCTCCCCAACATGAAGGGTGCCAACCTCTACCaggcctccccctcccctcccccaccctccaccaccaccattactaccaccaccccagatccccccttctttccctcctttccttccaccaccaccaccaccactgaaacACCCAGTAACTTTGTGGAGAGAAAAACTGATGGtactgcttctactgctgctgctactgctacaggCTCTCCATGTTTTGTTTGTCCATTTCAAGAGGAGGTGTTTGAGGTGAAGCTAGGAAAg GTCACAGggccacacacacaggacacagTGGAGGATATTGTGCCAAAGGTCACAGTGAAACCCATACCGGCCTCCACATCTGTCCCTACACCTGCACTGCACACCTGGGGCCTGCACGTCTACCACAAGGGCCTCACGACCAGGGACATGGG GCAGTTCCTCATCcacctgaaggaggaagggcggcaggagggagtggaggtggCCGGCCCCGTTCAGCTCCGGTTCCCTGCCTGCCAAGACCCGATGGAGGAGATGCAGCAGCTGGCCCACACTTATCCAGGCCTGCAGATGGTGATGGCTGTGCTGAATGATAGAGTAATGTAtg GCTGGGTGAGGTTGGTAGGGGAGCTGTGCCTGGGGGTGGTGACGCAGTGTGTGCCACCCACTGCCGTGCTGCAACCTTCGGCACCCACACTGCGGCCTCTCATTCAGCACATCAGGGCCAAGCTAGGGGGGGCCCACCTGCGCCTGCCTCGCATTACTactctgcct CATGTGGCCCCGTCCCTCCTGGTGATGGCCCTGCACCGCGCCACCCCCAGGGCCAGGGGGGTGCCGgctgtgatggcggtggtggcccTGGGCAGCCTTCCAGCCGGCCAGTACCTAACAGAGGTTTACGcacaagataatgatgatgatgatgattcttgCCTGGAGGATgtgatttg CCGCATCCTGCAAGCCCTGACGCACCAGTACAGGCGGCCAGTACCAGAACAAGTGGTGGTGTACAGGGATGGTGAGGGCCAGAAGGAGCAGAGGGCCAGACGGGACGTAGCAACACTTACTACTGCCTGTACACGGTTTATGGGGAGCTACAGGCCAGAGATaacctgtgtgtttgtgtgtgggtcgCCAGtaag ctggtttgtggcagagGACATGGAGGGCCCCGTCACCCCCTGCTGTGTGGCAGAACAGCGGGCAACACAGCTCAGTGACACCAGCTTCAGCATTAGTgtctct AGTGATGGGCAGTCATGGCAGCCGGCAGTGTACAGCATTGTGGGTGACGGCATGCCAATAGGGGCCCTGCAGCAGCTGACCCTGGCCCTATGTCACCTCCCTGGCACCCCCACGGCACTCCAGCCCCTCCCTACCCCTGTGACGTGTGCAAGACTGGCAGTGTTGAG GTGCCACCAACACATCAGAACATTGCATGATAACTGGAGGCAGCGAAAGTACAGAGACCTACAGAGAGACATTAACAGCTTAGTGACGGTGGATACATTTAATTGCATCGCCCACCAACTCTACTATCTCTGA